In Bradyrhizobium guangxiense, the following are encoded in one genomic region:
- the hpaE gene encoding 5-carboxymethyl-2-hydroxymuconate semialdehyde dehydrogenase: protein MDKPTPKADVFQANRDRVAPLLKKLRGDGIGHMIDGKTVASISGEAFETKSPVDGTRLASVARGTAEDIDRAATAAALAFRSWRDMGPAMRKKLLHRVADAIEDNAEDIAVLECIDTGQAYRFMAKAAIRAAENFRFFADKCAEARDGLNTPSEEHWNISTRVPIGPVGVITPWNTPFMLSTWKIAPALAAGCTVVHKPAEWSPVTADILSKLAKQAGIPDGVLNTVHGFGEEAGKALTEHPAIKAIGFVGESATGSAIMKQGAPTLKRVHFELGGKNPVIVFDDADLDRALDAVVFMIYSLNGERCTSSSRLLIQQSIAEKFVEKLTARVKSLKVGHPLDPATEIGPLIHERHLEKVCSYFDVARQDGATIAVGGTAHDGPGGGHYIEPTLVTGAHGKMRIAQEEVFGPFLTVLPFKDESDAIEIANDIRYGLTGYVWTNDMGRALRVADALEAGMIWLNSENVRHLPTPFGGMKASGIGRDGGDYSFDFYMETKHVSLARGTHKIQKLGI from the coding sequence ATGGATAAGCCCACCCCGAAAGCCGATGTGTTCCAGGCCAACAGGGACCGCGTCGCGCCGCTGTTGAAGAAGCTGCGTGGCGACGGCATCGGTCACATGATCGACGGCAAGACCGTTGCCTCGATCTCCGGCGAGGCGTTCGAGACGAAATCGCCGGTCGACGGCACGAGGCTTGCGAGCGTTGCGCGTGGCACCGCCGAGGATATCGACCGCGCCGCAACGGCCGCTGCGCTGGCCTTCAGATCCTGGCGCGACATGGGTCCGGCGATGCGGAAGAAGCTGCTGCATCGCGTCGCCGACGCCATCGAGGACAATGCCGAGGACATCGCGGTGCTCGAATGCATCGACACCGGCCAGGCCTATCGCTTCATGGCCAAGGCCGCGATCCGCGCGGCCGAGAATTTCCGCTTCTTCGCCGACAAATGCGCTGAGGCCCGCGACGGCCTCAACACGCCGAGCGAGGAGCACTGGAACATCTCGACCCGCGTACCGATCGGTCCCGTCGGCGTGATCACGCCGTGGAACACGCCGTTCATGCTCTCGACCTGGAAGATCGCCCCTGCCCTCGCCGCCGGCTGCACCGTTGTGCACAAGCCGGCCGAATGGTCGCCGGTCACCGCGGATATCCTGTCGAAGCTGGCCAAGCAGGCGGGCATTCCCGACGGCGTGCTCAACACGGTCCACGGCTTCGGCGAGGAGGCCGGCAAGGCGCTGACCGAGCATCCCGCGATCAAGGCGATCGGCTTCGTCGGCGAGAGCGCGACCGGTTCGGCCATCATGAAACAAGGCGCGCCGACCTTGAAGCGCGTGCATTTCGAGCTCGGCGGCAAGAACCCGGTGATCGTGTTCGACGACGCCGATCTCGACCGCGCGCTCGACGCCGTCGTGTTCATGATCTACTCGCTCAACGGCGAGCGCTGCACGTCTTCCAGTCGCCTGCTGATCCAGCAGAGCATCGCGGAAAAATTCGTGGAGAAGCTGACTGCACGCGTGAAGTCGCTGAAGGTCGGCCATCCCCTCGATCCCGCCACCGAGATCGGGCCGCTGATCCACGAGCGGCATCTGGAGAAGGTCTGCTCCTATTTCGACGTCGCGCGCCAGGACGGCGCGACCATCGCGGTCGGCGGCACAGCCCATGACGGCCCGGGCGGCGGACATTACATCGAGCCGACGCTGGTCACCGGCGCGCATGGCAAGATGCGCATTGCGCAGGAGGAGGTGTTCGGCCCCTTCCTCACCGTGCTGCCGTTCAAGGACGAGAGCGACGCAATCGAGATCGCCAACGACATCCGCTATGGCCTGACCGGTTATGTCTGGACCAACGACATGGGACGCGCGCTGCGCGTTGCGGATGCGCTGGAAGCCGGCATGATCTGGCTGAACTCGGAAAACGTTCGCCATCTGCCGACGCCGTTCGGCGGCATGAAAGCGAGCGGCATCGGCCGCGACGGCGGCGACTATTCGTTCGACTTCTACATGGAAACCAAGCACGTCTCGCTGGCGCGGGGCACGCACAAGATTCAGAAGCTGGGAATTTAG
- a CDS encoding 5-carboxymethyl-2-hydroxymuconate Delta-isomerase: MPHFTIEYSANLDSRLDMALVCEIVRKAAVETGIFPLGGIRVRAIRCEHYAIADARYDYGFLDMVLRIGEGRDLKTRQQAGEHVFQALSHHLDPVFAASKFALSFDMQINDKDTSWKRNNIHDALKAEAAHG, translated from the coding sequence ATGCCGCATTTCACCATCGAATATTCCGCCAACCTCGACAGCCGCCTCGACATGGCCCTGGTCTGCGAAATCGTGCGCAAGGCGGCGGTCGAGACCGGCATTTTCCCGCTCGGCGGCATCCGCGTCCGCGCCATCCGCTGCGAGCATTATGCAATTGCGGATGCGCGCTACGACTACGGCTTTCTCGACATGGTGCTGCGCATCGGCGAGGGCCGCGACCTCAAGACGCGCCAGCAGGCCGGCGAGCATGTCTTCCAGGCACTCTCCCACCATCTCGATCCCGTCTTTGCCGCCAGCAAATTCGCTTTGTCGTTCGACATGCAGATCAACGACAAGGACACGAGCTGGAAGCGCAACAACATCCACGACGCCCTGAAAGCGGAAGCTGCCCATGGATAA
- the hpaH gene encoding 2-oxo-hept-4-ene-1,7-dioate hydratase, whose translation MALSNDDIQACARRLHQAEKTRTQIRQLSQDFPGITITDAYAIQKAWVDVKIAEGRIVKGHKIGLTSKAMQSALNIDEPDSGVLLDDMFFADGGIIPTGRFIATRVEAELAFVMSKRLAGPDCTMFDVLNATDFVVPALEILDTRVERVDPDTKATRKIFDTIADNAANAGIVLGGRPIRPLDADLRWIGALCFKNGQLEETGLAAGVLNHPATAVAWLANKIAPLGLALEPGQVVLAGSFIRPIETRKGDTIQADYGAYGSVSCYFA comes from the coding sequence ATGGCGCTTTCCAACGACGATATCCAAGCTTGCGCGAGGCGTCTGCACCAGGCGGAGAAGACCCGCACGCAGATCCGGCAGCTCTCGCAGGATTTCCCTGGGATCACCATCACTGACGCCTACGCGATCCAGAAGGCTTGGGTCGATGTCAAGATCGCGGAGGGGCGCATCGTCAAAGGCCACAAGATCGGCCTCACCTCGAAGGCGATGCAGAGCGCGCTCAACATCGACGAACCGGATTCCGGCGTGCTGCTCGACGACATGTTCTTTGCCGATGGCGGGATCATTCCGACCGGGCGCTTCATCGCGACGCGCGTCGAGGCCGAACTCGCCTTCGTCATGAGCAAGCGGCTCGCGGGGCCCGATTGCACGATGTTCGACGTGCTCAACGCCACCGACTTCGTGGTGCCGGCACTTGAGATTCTCGACACCAGGGTCGAGCGCGTCGATCCCGACACGAAGGCAACGCGGAAGATTTTCGACACCATCGCCGACAATGCCGCGAATGCCGGCATCGTGCTTGGCGGCCGGCCGATCCGCCCGCTGGATGCGGACCTGCGCTGGATCGGCGCGCTGTGCTTTAAGAACGGCCAGCTCGAGGAGACCGGCCTTGCCGCCGGCGTGCTCAATCATCCGGCCACCGCGGTTGCCTGGCTCGCCAACAAGATCGCACCCCTCGGTCTTGCGCTCGAGCCCGGACAGGTCGTGCTCGCCGGCTCCTTCATCCGTCCGATCGAGACCCGCAAGGGCGACACAATTCAGGCCGATTATGGCGCCTACGGCTCGGTCAGCTGCTATTTCGCTTAA
- the hpaR gene encoding homoprotocatechuate degradation operon regulator HpaR has product MVKKPADPANGSAPAARQVPMRDFSRSLPMSLLRAREAVMRQFRPSLREHGLTEQQWRILRALAAIEAAEVTELARTAFLLGPSLSRILRDLEARHLIERRTAKADQRRSMVSISKEGVKLMASVAPTSEAIYAEITRRFGARKLAELQEMLGELEHSLAGLGAADEASAGE; this is encoded by the coding sequence ATGGTGAAGAAACCGGCTGATCCAGCCAACGGAAGCGCGCCCGCCGCGCGGCAGGTGCCGATGCGCGACTTCTCGCGCTCGCTGCCGATGTCGCTGCTGCGCGCCCGCGAAGCGGTGATGCGTCAGTTCCGGCCCTCGCTGCGCGAGCACGGCTTGACCGAGCAGCAATGGCGAATCCTGCGCGCGCTGGCGGCGATCGAGGCGGCCGAGGTCACGGAACTGGCGCGGACCGCGTTCCTGCTCGGGCCGAGCCTGTCGCGCATCCTGCGCGATCTCGAGGCGCGCCATCTGATCGAACGCAGGACCGCGAAGGCGGACCAGCGCCGCAGCATGGTCTCGATCTCGAAAGAGGGTGTGAAGCTGATGGCCTCGGTGGCGCCGACGTCGGAGGCGATCTACGCCGAGATCACGCGACGCTTCGGCGCGCGCAAGCTTGCCGAGTTGCAGGAGATGCTCGGCGAGCTCGAACACAGCCTCGCGGGCCTCGGGGCGGCGGATGAGGCAAGTGCCGGGGAGTGA
- a CDS encoding HpcH/HpaI aldolase family protein has protein sequence MANKVKEIWKSGKAVVNAWLAIPSGFSAEMVAQCGFDSVTVDMQHGVQDYLSMVQCFQAMDKHPVTPMVRVPWNEPGIIGKVLDGGAYGVICPMVNTPQEARNLVSYSKYPPKGVRSNGPIRAGMYGTAGSYQKTANDEIVLLPMMETRTAVENMEAILDVEGIDGVYIGPSDLGFSYGLEPKLDRSEPEILAIYEKIIKECGKRGLNPGIHCSGAEGAARAINMGFKLVTLSNEVGLMTTYAKMQVNATRKDSGGKA, from the coding sequence GTGGCGAACAAGGTCAAGGAAATCTGGAAGTCGGGCAAGGCGGTGGTCAACGCGTGGCTTGCTATACCCTCCGGCTTCTCGGCCGAGATGGTCGCGCAATGCGGCTTCGACAGCGTCACCGTCGACATGCAGCACGGCGTGCAGGACTATCTGTCGATGGTGCAGTGCTTCCAGGCCATGGATAAGCATCCGGTGACCCCGATGGTCCGCGTGCCCTGGAACGAGCCGGGCATCATCGGCAAGGTGCTCGACGGCGGCGCCTACGGCGTGATCTGCCCGATGGTCAACACGCCGCAGGAAGCCCGGAACCTGGTCTCCTATTCGAAATATCCACCGAAGGGCGTGCGCTCCAACGGACCGATCCGCGCCGGCATGTACGGCACCGCGGGCTCGTACCAGAAGACCGCCAACGATGAGATCGTGCTGCTGCCGATGATGGAGACGAGGACGGCGGTCGAGAACATGGAAGCGATCCTCGACGTCGAGGGCATCGACGGCGTCTATATCGGACCGTCCGATCTCGGCTTCTCCTACGGCCTCGAGCCCAAGCTCGACCGCAGCGAGCCCGAGATCCTCGCGATCTACGAGAAGATCATCAAGGAGTGCGGCAAGCGCGGCCTCAATCCGGGCATCCATTGCAGCGGCGCCGAGGGCGCGGCGCGCGCCATCAACATGGGCTTCAAGTTGGTGACGCTGTCGAACGAGGTCGGCCTGATGACCACCTACGCCAAGATGCAGGTCAACGCGACCCGCAAGGATTCGGGCGGCAAGGCCTGA
- a CDS encoding UxaA family hydrolase — MTVSPVIRLHPDDGVLIARASLPPGTMVADGVTTVERIPSGHKVAIKPIAVGEPIKRYGQIIGFATQAIAPGQHVHVQNCGMGDFAKDYAYCVDVKPTPNFDLPASFEGIRRPDGRVATRNYIGILTSVNCSAHVASLVADVFKKNPFTGDNPLADFPNVDGVVALTHKPGCGMTQKEPLALLRRTLGGYARHVNFSHVIVLGLGCEVNQIGGLMEEQKLAGRLRAMDIQEVGGTRKTVEAGIAFVREALADSNKVKRETVPASELTVALQCGGSDGYSGVSANPALGAASDLIVRHGGTVILSETPETYGAEHLLTRRAVSREVGEKLVELMRWWDEYTTREGAEMNANPSPGNKAGGLTTILEKSLGAMAKAGTTNLVEVLRYAEPITKKGFVFMDTPGYDPVAATGQVAGGANLVCFTTGRGSVFGCKPAPSIKLATNTPMYKRMEEDMDVNCGTILEGEESVEQCGQRIFDLILKTASGQPTKSESFDFGGAEFAPWVLGATM; from the coding sequence ATGACCGTCAGCCCCGTCATCCGCCTCCATCCCGATGATGGCGTGCTGATCGCGCGCGCCAGCCTGCCGCCGGGCACCATGGTGGCCGACGGCGTGACCACGGTCGAGCGCATTCCCTCCGGCCACAAAGTCGCGATCAAGCCGATTGCGGTGGGTGAGCCGATCAAGCGCTACGGCCAGATCATCGGCTTTGCCACCCAGGCCATCGCGCCGGGCCAGCACGTGCACGTGCAGAATTGCGGCATGGGCGATTTTGCCAAGGACTACGCCTATTGCGTCGACGTCAAGCCGACGCCGAACTTCGACCTGCCGGCGTCCTTCGAAGGCATCCGTCGCCCGGACGGCCGCGTTGCGACGCGTAACTATATCGGCATCCTTACCTCGGTGAATTGCAGCGCGCATGTCGCAAGCCTCGTCGCCGACGTCTTCAAGAAGAATCCCTTCACCGGCGACAATCCGCTCGCCGACTTTCCCAATGTCGACGGCGTGGTCGCGCTCACCCACAAGCCCGGCTGCGGCATGACGCAGAAGGAGCCGCTGGCGCTGCTCCGCCGCACCCTCGGCGGCTATGCGCGGCACGTCAACTTCTCGCACGTCATCGTGCTCGGCCTCGGCTGCGAGGTGAACCAGATCGGCGGCCTGATGGAAGAGCAGAAGCTCGCCGGCCGCCTGCGCGCGATGGACATCCAGGAGGTCGGCGGCACCCGCAAGACGGTGGAAGCCGGCATCGCCTTCGTGCGCGAGGCGCTGGCGGATTCCAACAAAGTGAAGCGCGAAACGGTACCGGCGAGCGAGCTCACGGTGGCCCTGCAATGTGGCGGCTCGGACGGCTATTCGGGCGTGTCCGCCAATCCTGCGCTCGGCGCTGCCAGCGATCTCATCGTGCGTCACGGCGGCACCGTGATCCTGTCCGAGACGCCGGAGACCTATGGCGCCGAGCATCTCCTGACGCGCCGCGCCGTCAGCCGCGAGGTCGGCGAGAAGCTGGTCGAGCTGATGCGCTGGTGGGACGAATACACGACGCGCGAAGGCGCCGAGATGAACGCCAATCCGAGCCCCGGCAACAAGGCGGGCGGCCTCACCACCATTCTGGAGAAGTCGCTCGGCGCGATGGCCAAGGCCGGCACCACCAATCTCGTCGAGGTGCTGCGCTATGCCGAGCCCATCACCAAGAAGGGTTTCGTCTTCATGGACACGCCCGGCTACGATCCGGTCGCCGCGACCGGGCAGGTCGCAGGCGGTGCCAATCTGGTCTGCTTCACAACCGGCCGCGGCAGCGTGTTCGGCTGCAAGCCGGCACCCTCGATCAAGCTCGCCACCAACACGCCCATGTACAAGCGTATGGAAGAGGACATGGACGTCAATTGCGGCACCATCCTCGAAGGCGAGGAGAGCGTCGAACAGTGCGGCCAGCGCATCTTCGATCTCATCCTGAAGACCGCCTCTGGCCAGCCGACCAAGAGCGAGAGCTTCGATTTCGGCGGCGCCGAGTTCGCGCCCTGGGTGCTGGGCGCGACGATGTAG
- a CDS encoding PAS domain-containing protein: protein MQAIRPTGVENLLGEEELIVSKTDLKGRITYANDVFLRMAKYPWKELMGAPHSLIRHPDMPRCVFKLLWDTLQAKQEIFAYVVNLAADGSHYWVFAHVTPTLDDGGNIIGYHSNRRRPDPAPVEKIKPIYKALCAEEPRHVNAKDGMRASFDMMVGLLKQNGVAYDEFVLSL, encoded by the coding sequence ATGCAAGCGATACGTCCCACTGGGGTGGAAAATCTCCTCGGTGAGGAGGAGCTGATCGTATCGAAGACCGATCTCAAAGGCCGCATCACCTACGCCAATGACGTGTTTCTCCGCATGGCAAAATATCCCTGGAAGGAGCTGATGGGCGCGCCCCACAGCCTGATCCGCCATCCGGACATGCCGCGCTGCGTCTTCAAGCTGCTGTGGGACACGCTCCAGGCCAAGCAGGAAATCTTCGCCTACGTCGTCAATCTCGCTGCCGACGGCAGTCATTATTGGGTGTTCGCCCACGTCACCCCGACGCTCGACGATGGCGGTAACATCATCGGCTATCATTCCAATCGGCGCAGGCCGGATCCGGCGCCGGTCGAGAAAATCAAACCGATCTACAAGGCGCTCTGCGCGGAAGAGCCCCGCCACGTCAATGCCAAGGATGGCATGCGTGCGAGCTTCGACATGATGGTCGGTCTGCTCAAGCAAAACGGTGTCGCTTACGATGAATTTGTGCTCTCTCTCTAA
- a CDS encoding methyl-accepting chemotaxis protein produces the protein MNLCSLSKAQGATAVACLLAAVAFVASLLGWSGLIGTVLLGAAIPVLGYALWCQHRTAAAVDEVTDVCRKAARGDLEARILSERQAGRIGAIQKSVNDMLDITDAFVREASASMDYASRGKYFRKILARGLPGSFRRSATVINAGTDSLGRRVVEIAGLAKQFGTHLDEVAGSLMSAATDLESDAGQMAAAAETTNRQTSGMRSASQQASSNVATVASAAEQLASSIAEISRQVAGSTASTGRAVDEANRAGSEIRVLAEAAMRIGDVVKLISEIASQTNLLALNATIEAARAGEAGRGFAVVASEVKSLANQTAKATEEISAKVGEMQQSTTNSVAAVEAIAQTIAEIDGITASIAASIEQQGSATREIARNVHEASAGTSQVSSNVSGISEAAADTGRVAARVNSASERVHGEVETLRREVTQFLQRLTSAA, from the coding sequence ATGAATTTGTGCTCTCTCTCTAAGGCGCAGGGAGCGACTGCCGTCGCGTGTCTTCTCGCCGCCGTCGCATTCGTCGCCTCGCTGCTCGGCTGGAGCGGACTCATCGGTACAGTACTGCTCGGCGCGGCGATCCCGGTGCTCGGCTACGCCCTCTGGTGCCAGCATCGCACGGCAGCGGCCGTCGATGAGGTCACTGACGTCTGCCGCAAGGCGGCGCGCGGCGATCTCGAGGCGCGGATCCTGAGCGAGCGTCAGGCCGGGCGGATCGGCGCCATCCAGAAGTCGGTCAACGACATGCTCGACATCACTGATGCCTTCGTGCGCGAAGCTTCGGCCTCGATGGACTATGCCAGCCGCGGCAAGTATTTCCGCAAGATCCTCGCGCGCGGATTGCCCGGCTCGTTCCGCCGCTCGGCCACCGTCATCAACGCGGGCACCGACAGCCTCGGCCGCCGCGTGGTCGAGATCGCCGGCCTTGCAAAGCAGTTTGGCACGCATCTCGACGAGGTTGCCGGCAGCCTGATGAGCGCCGCGACAGATCTGGAATCCGACGCCGGCCAGATGGCGGCCGCGGCGGAGACGACCAACCGCCAGACCTCCGGCATGCGCAGCGCCTCCCAGCAGGCTTCGAGCAACGTTGCGACGGTGGCGAGCGCGGCAGAACAGCTCGCATCCTCGATCGCCGAGATCAGCCGCCAAGTGGCCGGCTCGACCGCGAGCACCGGTCGCGCCGTCGACGAAGCCAACCGCGCCGGCAGCGAAATTCGTGTCCTCGCGGAGGCCGCGATGCGGATCGGCGACGTCGTCAAGCTGATCAGCGAGATCGCCTCGCAGACCAACCTGCTGGCGCTCAACGCCACGATCGAGGCGGCGCGGGCAGGCGAGGCCGGCCGCGGCTTTGCGGTCGTGGCCTCCGAGGTCAAGAGCCTCGCCAACCAGACCGCGAAGGCGACCGAGGAGATCAGCGCCAAGGTCGGTGAGATGCAGCAGTCGACCACCAATTCGGTCGCAGCGGTCGAAGCGATCGCGCAGACCATCGCCGAGATCGACGGCATCACCGCGAGCATTGCGGCCTCCATCGAGCAGCAGGGATCTGCGACGCGCGAGATCGCCCGCAACGTTCACGAAGCCTCCGCCGGCACCTCGCAGGTCTCCTCCAACGTGTCAGGCATCAGCGAAGCCGCCGCCGATACGGGCCGCGTCGCCGCCCGCGTCAACAGCGCCTCCGAGCGCGTTCACGGCGAAGTCGAGACGCTCCGCCGCGAGGTGACGCAATTTTTGCAGCGGCTGACGTCGGCGGCGTAA